From the Temnothorax longispinosus isolate EJ_2023e chromosome 6, Tlon_JGU_v1, whole genome shotgun sequence genome, one window contains:
- the Kek5 gene encoding uncharacterized protein Kek5, translating to MIPRTAGRWLLCAALTVALCQGQEDWMQCSSACKCKWVSGKKTAECIKQNLTEVPGDLSPEIQNLDLTGNRITRLIHNAFSRVNLVNLHKLALRECGIESIHVEAFNSLKIIIEIDLSGNNIRTLHPGTFYETQRLRVLLLDQNKLRTLENSLFFNLTFLQRVMLSENRLNQIEENTFRNVPGLKTLALDGNNFSTLHLQSFESLKLTSLELRNNPWNCNCNLKRFRDWAIERTLYTKPTTCQQPPHMAGKMWDEVSSDEFACRPKITAIGPATKIEMGKGDVTLSCRGSGIPPPQLSWKHRNRVLNKLIKRPNNDRGYIFSVSQEWLNLTIIDAMPSDKGDYVCHAKSPGGEAERNVTLAIVGDALGSRESFISLPLAIGLGVTALCLLIVTVVLCVCYCRRRRTRHDEKGLEAASLEHHGLGEQEKSLITTINPVVKPPRRYEAPSVTSHGTEMTELNRTLLDNDSVFADGVGSGVVGGVGGGIGDDERDHERATPELDGGGSGSGSGGGGGGGGGTLPRGGAGYHYRQYPPDLLAFSGGRGASPTSQASTAPDSTRLPSQHVITPATATTTTAPSYGSPTSGQYHPAAFKTLPHSRSVTPYGLGPSSSSSSMAPVLPRHGYVTIPRRPRAPSWSSGPPTSPNDVLEPVYDNLGLRTTADGSSMLSLNKSPEPAPSSMRGRPLPSTPGGSHYGTIQRSTPNILAGALDRAAPEGAAEWPLKLADESVNGGHPLLTQPQQQHQQQQQQQAANSNTLGRKVPPRPPPKPKKKSANGPTLYEDEGEDGTEV from the exons ATGATACCGAGAACGGCGGGCCGGTGGCTGCTCTGCGCGGCGCTTACGGTCGCCCTGTGTCAAGGCCAGGAGGACTGGATGCAGTGCTCGTCGGCGTGCAAGTGCAAATGGGTGTCCGGCAAGAAGACCGCCGAGTGCATTAAGCAGAACCTCACGGAGGTGCCGGGGGACCTCTCGCCCGAGATCCAGAATCTCGATTTGACCGGCAATCGCATAACTCGCCTCATACATAACGCGTTCAGCCGCGTCAATCTGGTGAATCTGCATAAGCTGGCGTTGCGCGAATGCGGCATCGAGTCGATTCACGTGGAAGCGTTCAACAGCCTCAAGATCATCATCGAGATCGATCTGTCGGGCAACAATATCCGCACCCTGCATCCGGGCACTTTCTACGAGACTCAACGGCTGCGAGTGCTGCTGCTCGATCAAAACAAGCTGAGGACGCTGGAGAACAGCCTGTTCTTCAATCTCACTTTCCTGCAGAGAGTGATGCTGTCCGAGAACAGACTGAATCAGATCGAGGAGAACACGTTTCGTAACGTTCCCGGTTTGAAAACCCTCGCGTTGGACGGGAATAACTTCAGCACTCTGCACCTACAGAGCTTCGAGAGCCTCAAGCTCACCAGTCTCGAGCTCCGGAATAATCCGTGGAACTGCAACTGCAATCTCAAAAGGTTCCGCGACTGGGCGATCGAGCGCACGTTGTACACCAAGCCAACCACTTGCCAGCAACCGCCCCACATGGCCGGCAAGATGTGGGACGAAGTTAGCAGTGACGAGTTCGCATGCAGACCGAAAATCACCGCCATCGGCCCGGCAACGAAAATCGAGATGGGCAAAGGAGACGTGACGCTCTCGTGCAGGGGATCGGGAATCCCACCCCCTCAG TTATCATGGAAGCATCGTAATCGCGTTTTAAACAAACTCATCAAACGCCCGAACAACGATAGAGGATACATATTCTCAGTGAGCCAAGAATGGTTGAATCTCACCATTATCGACGCGATGCCCTCCGACAAGGGTGATTACGTCTGCCACGCAAAGAGCCCGGGCGGCGAAGCCGAGAGAAACGTGACACTGGCCATCGTGGGCGACGCTTTGGGCAGCAGGGAGAGCTTCATCAGCCTGCCGCTCGCCATCGGGCTGGGCGTCACCGCGTTGTGTCTGCTGATCGTCACGGTAGTGCTTTGCGTGTGCTATTGCCGTCGTCGCCGCACCAGGCATGACGAGAAGGGCCTCGAGGCGGCGTCCCTGGAGCATCACGGTCTCGGCGAACAGGAGAAGTCTCTGATCACAACTATCAATCCGGTCGTGAAGCCGCCGAGGCGTTACGAGGCGCCCTCAGTGACGTCGCACGGTACGGAGATGACGGAGTTGAATCGCACGTTGCTCGACAACGACTCGGTTTTCG CTGACGGTGTCGGGAGCGGTGTCGTCGGCGGGGTAGGCGGCGGCATAGGCGACGACGAGAGGGATCACGAACGGGCCACGCCGGAACTCGACGGGGGTGGCAGCGGaagcggcagcggcggcggcggcggtggcggcggggGTACGTTGCCGCGCGGTGGTGCCGGTTACCACTACCGACAATATCCGCCGGACCTGCTGGCCTTCTCCGGCGGTCGCGGCGCATCGCCGACTAGCCAGGCGTCAACGGCGCCCGACAGCACGCGTCTGCCTAGTCAACACGTGATAACaccggcgacggcgacgacgacgacggcccCGTCGTACGGCTCGCCGACGTCAGGCCAGTATCACCCGGCCGCCTTCAAGACGCTGCCGCACAGCCGCAGCGTCACGCCGTACGGTCTCgggccgtcgtcgtcgtcgtcatcgatGGCGCCGGTGTTACCGCGTCACGGCTACGTGACGATCCCCCGACGACCGCGAGCGCCTAGCTGGAGCAGCGGACCCCCGACGTCGCCGAACGATGTCCTCGAGCCGGTGTACGACAATCTGGGTCTACGTACCACGGCGGACGGCAGCTCGATGCTGTCGCTCAACAAAAGCCCGGAACCGGCGCCCTCGTCCATGAGGGGCCGGCCACTACCGAGCACGCCAGGGGGTTCGCACTACGGCACGATCCAACGTAGCACCCCGAACATTTTGGCCGGGGCGTTGGATCGGGCGGCGCCGGAAGGTGCGGCCGAGTGGCCGCTCAAGTTGGCGGACGAGAGCGTGAACGGCGGTCATCCGCTACTGACGCAAccgcagcagcagcatcagcaacagcagcagcaacaggcCGCCAACAGCAACACCCTCGGCAGAAAGGTACCGCCGAGACCGCCGCCGAAACCCAAGAAGAAATCCGCCAACGGACCGACGCTGTACGAGGACGAGGGCGAAGACGGCACGGAAGTATGA